Below is a window of Dehalococcoidales bacterium DNA.
TCTCCATATCAACTCCGTCCGGGCCTAATAGACCAGTAAAATCACCTCAACAGCATAGCATACCAGCATCCAGAAAGCCGCCGCCACCCCCACCAGCTTTACCGCCCCACCGATGGTGCCGGGAACCAGCGGATTATCCATCCTGCCCAGCTGGTACTGACCTACCTTATCCAGTTGCACTCCGAGGGCACCGGCGGCAGCCGCCATCGGCCAGCCGGCATTAGGGCTTTCCGTCCGGCCATGGTCGGCAAGCGCCACCTGCCACACCCGACGGCCACCCCGTCCGGAGAAGAAGGCAGCCAGGACGATCAGCAGCGCCGTCAGCCGGGCCGGTATGTAGTTCAGTCCGTCGTCCAGCCGGCTGGGAAACTTACCCAGGTACTCGTACTCGCCGTGATATCCGATCATACTGTCCAGGGTATTCACGCAGCGGTAGGCAAGCGCCCCGGGGACACCGAAGAGGAGAAAGAAAAAGAGCGGCGCCACAAAGCTGTCACAGGCGCTCTCGGCGGTCGACTCCACCGCCGCCGAAACCAGAAGCGGCTTTGAGAGGGTGGTAGTATCACGACTGACCAGGGCCCGCAGCCCGGAGCGCGCCTCATCCAGTTTCCCATTCTCGAGGAGACCCTTGATGCCAAGTGTCACCCGGCACAGCTCCCTCAGGGAAAAGGTAGACTTAAGAAGCAGCGCTCCAACAATAACATAGGCGACCGGGCTGGTATTTCCCAGGAAGGAAAGCAGAAAATAGGCAGGTACGGCAAAGGCCGCTACCGTGAGCAGGGTTACGCCGCACCCACAGGCAAACCGGACCCGAGAGGAGCAAGCGGAGACCCGTCCGACCAGACAGGAAATAAGCCTGCCCATCCACACCACCGGGTGTATTAGGCGCGGCGGTTCCCCCACCGCAAAATCGATAACTAAAGAGATCGCCAGTACCAGCAGAGCCGCCATTACCGACTAATCCTTTCCCCTTTCTATTCTATTACGTAAGTCCGGCGCTCCGGCCGCCGCCCGCCCGGGGTAGAACCACCGGGGCACCACCGGCGGGGTGGGGATAGACACAGTCCTCAGCGCCGTAGACTTCCTTAATATTGCGGGGATTAATGACCTCATCCGGTGTCCCCTGGGCGTGGAGCCGGCCCTCCTTCATCAGGATGAGGCGATCACAATACTGCGCGGCAAGGTTCAGATCGTGAAGGACGATGACCACCGTCAGTCTGTACTCCCGGCAGAGGCCCTTAATCAAGTCCAGGATTGCAACCTGATGGCTGATATCCAGGCTCGCCGTCGGCTCATCGAGGAGGACCGACTTCGGCTCCTGGGCCAGGACACGGGCAATCACGACACGCTGGATCTCCCCGCCGGAGAGCTCGTTTATCCTGCGCTGGGCAAAGGCCTGTGTCCCGGTCATCTCCATCGCCCGCCAGGCAACCTCCATATCCCGGATGCCCTCATGCTGAAGAAAGCCGAGATGGGGATTCCTCCCCATCAGCACTATCTCAAAGGCGGTAAAGGTACCGGGCAGGATTGCTATCTGGGGCACCACGCCGAGCAGGCAGGCCAGCTCCCCGCGGGATATTTCCTGAACGTCTCTACCCCCCACCAGTACCCGCCCCGACACCGGCGAAATAACCCGGCTGAGCGCCCGGACAACAGTCGACTTTCCCGAGCCGTTCGGTCCGATAAGCCCAACCATCTCCCCGGGCACCACCCGAAAGGCCAGGTCTCTCACCACCACATTCCGGCCGTAGGCCAGGGTCAGATTATCCAATTCCAGTTCTATCATCCCAGATATCCTTTAGAAAAAGACCGCCTTCCTCTTGCGCCTCAGGATATAGAGGAAGAAGGGAGCTCCGCAGATGGCGGTGATGACCCCCACCGGTATCTCCATCGGCGCCAGAGCAGTACGCGCCACCAGATCAGCCAGGATTAAAAAGACGGCCCCGCTCAGGAGGGACAGGGGCAGGAGAAACCGGTAATCAGGGCCCCAGATGAGGCGCACGGTATGGGGAATGATAATACCGACAAAGCCGATGGTGCCGACGAAGGAAACAGCGGCGGCCGTAATCAGGGTGGCCGCGGCAAGCAGAATACGTTTTACCTTCTCCACATCAACCCCCAGTTGCTGCGCCTGCTCTTCATCAAGCTGCATCACGTTAAGGGAACGGGCATAGAGCAGAATAACAACTACCCCGGTTATGACATAGGGGAGAACAAACCTTACCTCCGACCAGTCACTCAGTGAGAAACTGCCCATCAGCCAGAACACAATACCGTGCATCTTGTCACCGCTGGTGATGATCAGGTAGGAGACAATCGAAGAGCAAAGGGCACCCAGGGCAACCCCGGCCAGGATAAGAGTGGTGGTGGGGATGGTCTTGCCAACCCGGGCCAGATTATAGACAACAAACACCGTAACCAGCGCCCCGGCAAAAGCGAGCATGGGAATAACCCCGAACCCCATTCCCTGCCACTGGAAGGGAAGTGAGAAGCCGATGACGGCACCCAGTGCCGCTCCCTGTGTCACACCGATAAGGTAAGGGTCGGCCAGCGGGTTACGGAACAGCCCCTGATAGGTCGCCCCGGCGATGGAGAGGGCAGCGCCGACGATACCGGCCAGGACTACCCGGGGCAGGCGCATCGAGAGGATTATCGTCTCGGTAGTGCTCTGCCAGGTGGAGGCGATATCTATCCCCGGCAGCTGGTCAAGGAGAATACGGAAGGTAGTGGTAAAGGGAATTCTAACGCTGCCCAGGAGAGTGGCAAACACTATCACCCCCCCCAGCGCTGCCAGAAGCCCGATTATGGCATATATCCGGCGGCGGCGCCGGGGAAGCCCGGGCACAGGCCGTCCGGTAAGAGACGATCCCGTCCGATACGGAGCCACTTAAAAAACCTCCGCCGCCCGGGACTCCGGGCATACTTTCCTTAAATCAGACAGACCCGCCGATCCACTTCAGCCTCCGGCAAATAGTTCCGGGTGGATGAAGCGAGCAAACGCCTCCAGCGCATCGACTATGCGCGGCCCGGGACGGCCCTCCAGGTCGGTATCTATCTCATATATCCGTCCGTTACGGCGGGCGTCGGTATTCCCCAGCCTCGGCTCCGTGCTAATGAACTGAGCGGGCAGGGCCTCACCGTCCCCCATGCCGACGCCGGCAATCATCACTTCCGGGTTCGCCTCGATTACCGCCTCCAGACTGATATCGGCATAGCCGATAAGGTCGCGGGCGATGTTTATTCCGCCCGCCATTTGAATCAGCTCGTCGTGACGAGTCTCCAAGCCGGGCGTCATCAGGGGATCATGCCATGTAATGAAGAAGACCCGCGGCCTCTGCTCCGGGGAGAGCCCTTCCGTCTTTGCCGTCACCGCGGAAATCCGCCTCTTCATATCGTTAACCAGCCCGGCTGCCTCCTCTACCTTCCCGGTAACCTCACCGACCAGGATAATCGACTCCAGCACCTCATCAAGCGTAGCCGGGGCAAGCGCAAAAACAGTCAGCCCACTGTTTTCCAGCGCCGGAAGGACATCTGCTTCATGCATGCTGGTGGCCAGTATCAGATCGGGAGACAGGGCAACCACCCTCTCCAAATCAACGGTACTGAAACCGCCGATTACTGCCTTTTCCTTAGCCGATGCTGGGTAATCGCAGTACTCGGTTACCCCGACCACTCTATCGCCCAGACCCAGAGCAAACAGTATCTCGGTATTGCTGGGAGCAAGCGATACAATCCGCTGCGGAACGCCATCAAACTCGACCGTCCGGCCCAACTGGTCGGTCATTCCACCCGAGGACACCGTCTCCCCGGCGGTCGGAGTACAGGCGGACAGCAGACCGAGCAGGGCAAGGGAAACGGCAGCATAGCAAAATTTTTTCCTCACCGGCGACACCACTCCTATTTACAACTACTCTGCAAGAGAGGAATACTCATGACAAGAACTGCCTCAGAGCCTTCAATAATTAATGCTTTTCGTTGCTCTTTAGGGTATAATACTACCAAAAGTAAATACAAGTCCACTTTTCTATGGGAAAGTTTGCTTGAGTTGTTACAAGCCCGGAGCAAGAGTTTGACAAAGACGCCCGGTCTGCATAATGTGTTGAATTACCCCGAAGCAGGTAATAATTTGGAAGACATTCTCAAAGAGCTACGGTCGCGCTTGAAAGAGGCGGCAGAGAGAAATACGGCCCGGGGCATACTGCTCTCCGGAGGCCTGGATACCAGCATCCTGGCCCTGCTTTCCCCGGGGGCAATCGGGCTGAACGTAAGGCTCAACGGGTACGGAGAAGACCTGAAGTATGCCGAGATGCTGGCCGTTAAGCTCGGCCTGGAGCTCCACCCAAAGAGCATCAGCATCGATGAGGCCCTGGCGATGGTACCCGAGGTGATCAAGATTCTGGGTAGCTTCGACCCCGCCCTACCCAACGACCTGGCGGTATACCTGGGGCTACGGTTAGCCCGGGAGAAGGGCCTTAAAAGCGTCATCACCGGGGACGGGGCCGATGAGCTATTTGCCGGCTACGGCTATATGTTAGACTTAGACCTGAAAGAGTACCTGCCCCGGCTCGCCGAAAAGATGAGTTTCTCGTCCAGCCGCCTCGGCGCCCACCTGGGGGTCGAGGTAAAACAACCCTTCCTGGACAGGGACATCATCGACCTCGCCCTATCCATCAGTCCCGAACTAAAGATCAGGGAGCACCACGGCGTAAGGCATGGCAAATGGATCCTGCGAGAGGCCTTTGCGCCCTGGCTGCCCGGGGAAATCGTCTGGCAGGCCAAGCGTCCCATCGAGGTAGGCTCCGGCTTCAGTCGGCTGCATGAGATAATCGGTGCCGGGATCTCCGACGAGGAACTGGCGGAGGCAGAGGCAACCCTTTCCCTGAAGTTCTTGAGCCGGGACCACCTCTTCTACTACCGGACCTACCGCCAAGTGGTCGGCGAGATTCCGCCGCCTCAGCCGGGAGAAGCAGGCTGCCCGGGCTGCGGTACGGGGATAGCACCGCAGAGCTGCCACTGCCGGGTCTGCGGTTGGAGCAGGGGACTATAAAGCGATGAAGACGAAGGAGCGCCTGGCCAGGGGATATATCCAGGTCTATACCGGG
It encodes the following:
- a CDS encoding cobalamin biosynthesis protein, which translates into the protein MAALLVLAISLVIDFAVGEPPRLIHPVVWMGRLISCLVGRVSACSSRVRFACGCGVTLLTVAAFAVPAYFLLSFLGNTSPVAYVIVGALLLKSTFSLRELCRVTLGIKGLLENGKLDEARSGLRALVSRDTTTLSKPLLVSAAVESTAESACDSFVAPLFFFLLFGVPGALAYRCVNTLDSMIGYHGEYEYLGKFPSRLDDGLNYIPARLTALLIVLAAFFSGRGGRRVWQVALADHGRTESPNAGWPMAAAAGALGVQLDKVGQYQLGRMDNPLVPGTIGGAVKLVGVAAAFWMLVCYAVEVILLVY
- a CDS encoding ABC transporter ATP-binding protein, with protein sequence MIELELDNLTLAYGRNVVVRDLAFRVVPGEMVGLIGPNGSGKSTVVRALSRVISPVSGRVLVGGRDVQEISRGELACLLGVVPQIAILPGTFTAFEIVLMGRNPHLGFLQHEGIRDMEVAWRAMEMTGTQAFAQRRINELSGGEIQRVVIARVLAQEPKSVLLDEPTASLDISHQVAILDLIKGLCREYRLTVVIVLHDLNLAAQYCDRLILMKEGRLHAQGTPDEVINPRNIKEVYGAEDCVYPHPAGGAPVVLPRAGGGRSAGLT
- a CDS encoding iron chelate uptake ABC transporter family permease subunit — translated: MAPYRTGSSLTGRPVPGLPRRRRRIYAIIGLLAALGGVIVFATLLGSVRIPFTTTFRILLDQLPGIDIASTWQSTTETIILSMRLPRVVLAGIVGAALSIAGATYQGLFRNPLADPYLIGVTQGAALGAVIGFSLPFQWQGMGFGVIPMLAFAGALVTVFVVYNLARVGKTIPTTTLILAGVALGALCSSIVSYLIITSGDKMHGIVFWLMGSFSLSDWSEVRFVLPYVITGVVVILLYARSLNVMQLDEEQAQQLGVDVEKVKRILLAAATLITAAAVSFVGTIGFVGIIIPHTVRLIWGPDYRFLLPLSLLSGAVFLILADLVARTALAPMEIPVGVITAICGAPFFLYILRRKRKAVFF
- a CDS encoding cobalamin-binding protein, giving the protein MRKKFCYAAVSLALLGLLSACTPTAGETVSSGGMTDQLGRTVEFDGVPQRIVSLAPSNTEILFALGLGDRVVGVTEYCDYPASAKEKAVIGGFSTVDLERVVALSPDLILATSMHEADVLPALENSGLTVFALAPATLDEVLESIILVGEVTGKVEEAAGLVNDMKRRISAVTAKTEGLSPEQRPRVFFITWHDPLMTPGLETRHDELIQMAGGINIARDLIGYADISLEAVIEANPEVMIAGVGMGDGEALPAQFISTEPRLGNTDARRNGRIYEIDTDLEGRPGPRIVDALEAFARFIHPELFAGG
- a CDS encoding asparagine synthase-related protein, translating into MTKTPGLHNVLNYPEAGNNLEDILKELRSRLKEAAERNTARGILLSGGLDTSILALLSPGAIGLNVRLNGYGEDLKYAEMLAVKLGLELHPKSISIDEALAMVPEVIKILGSFDPALPNDLAVYLGLRLAREKGLKSVITGDGADELFAGYGYMLDLDLKEYLPRLAEKMSFSSSRLGAHLGVEVKQPFLDRDIIDLALSISPELKIREHHGVRHGKWILREAFAPWLPGEIVWQAKRPIEVGSGFSRLHEIIGAGISDEELAEAEATLSLKFLSRDHLFYYRTYRQVVGEIPPPQPGEAGCPGCGTGIAPQSCHCRVCGWSRGL